Part of the bacterium genome, CAATGTAGGCAACTGCGCTTGATTGTTCGCGCAGGCATGGGCACAGATAACATCGATATTAAAGCTGCAACTCAAAAGGGCATTGCAGTTATGAATACACCTGCCAAAAATGCCAATGCAGCAGCTGAGCTAAGTATAGCTTTGATGTTTGCTTGCGCTAGGCATGTGGCGCAAGCCCACCAAAAAACACAACAAGGCCATTGGGACAGAAAATCTTTCATGGGCTATGAGCTTATGGGAAAGACTTTGGCTATAGTGGGCTTTGGCAATGTGGGTAGAGAAGTGGCCAAAAAAGCTTTGGCCTTTGGGATGAATGTTGTGGCTTATGATCCCTACATATCAAAAGAAAGTATGGATAAAGTTGGAGTTATAAAGCAAAGCTTGGATGAGGCTCTTAAACAAGCAGATGTTGTTTCTTTGCATTTAGCCCTTACAGAAGAAAGTCACTACTTGCTTAATACTGAAAAGTTAATGATGATGAAACCGCATGCTATTTTAATCAATGCTGCCAGAGGCGGTTTGATTGATGAAAAAGCTTTGTGCAAAGTGATGCAAAAAGGACACCTGTATGCTGCTGGCTTGGATGTCTATGAACAAGAGCCTTTGCCAGAAACCTCTCCTTTGCTTCAGTTATCTAATCTTGTTGTTCTTCCACATTTAGGTGCCTCCAGCTATGAAGCTCAAGACAATGTCGGTCTTGCAGTGATTGAACAATTAAAAGTTTATTTAGAAAAAGATTTGGTTGTGAATGGCGTCAATGTGCCGGCCATCCTGCCAGAAAGCTTTTTAAAATTAGGCAAGCTTTTGGAGTTAACAGAAAAAATGGCCTCGATGATGGCTCAAACCATTAAAGAACCCTTACAATCACTCAATGTTGCTTTCTCAGGCAGCTTATCGAATGAAGATCAAATGGCGTTAAAAGCGTCAGCATTGGTGGGAGCTTTGCGTCCTGTGTGTCAAGACTCCATTAACTTTGTTAATGTTGAGCTAGAGGCGCAAAAAAGAGATATTCACAGCTCCACCACAGTTTATGATGCATCCATAGATTATACCCATTGGATCAAAATTGAGTTAACCACTGCACAGAATACCTATTGTGTTGAAGGTGCGCTTTTAGGGCAGAGGCTACTTAAAGTCGTGTCTTGGAATGGCTATGCACTAGAGATTGAACCCAAGGGGCATATGCTCATTATTGAAAACAAGGATCAACCCGGCAACTTAGCCGCCTGGACAACAATGATTGGCCAGGAAAAGATCAATATAGAAGAGTTGTGTTTATCTTCAACCAAAAAAGACAGTGATTTAGCAATATCCATTGTTAGAATGAATCAGGCTTTGAGTAAGCAATGTTTGTCAGAAATATTAGACTTAGCCATGGTACACTCCGTGGAAACTGTTCATGTGCCATAAAGTTTTATATTTTTCTTTTTAAAACAGATTTTCTAGTCTTTTTTTACACGCATGTTAATAGTAAAAAAATGGCAAATGTAGTTGTTGTTGGCGCCCAATGGGGCGACGAAGGAAAAGGTAAAGTTGTTGATATTTTTGCGGAGCAAGCAGACTTGGTGGTGCGTTTTCAAGGAGGAAATAATGCCGGCCATACGCTTGTGGTTGAGGGTAAAAAAGTTGTATTGCATTTGATTCCTTCAGGAATATTACGAGAAAATACAGTGTGCGTCATTGGCAATGGCGTTGTGATTGACTTGGACGTCCTCAAGCAAGAAATTGATCAACTCAATGCTGCGGGTATTCCAATCAGTTCTGATAATCTTAAAATAAGTGAAAATGCTCATATTATCATGCCGTATCACAAGCAGCTGGACCTTGCGGCAGAAAAAAAACGCGGTGATGCTAAAATTGGAACCACGGGAAGAGGGATTGGCCCTTGTTATGTGGATAAAGTGGCTCGAGAAGGTTTGAGGATGGGTGACCTTTTATCTATGAAATGGTTTGAAAGTAAGCTTGATGCCATTGTTAACGGTAAGAATGAACTTTTGACCAAAGTCTATAACGAACCAGCTTTAGATAGTAAAGTAATGCTTGAAAAAATACAGGAGCATTGTCAGTGGGTGACAGATTATATCACCAATACGTCGCATTATATTTATACTGCAAAAAAAGCGGGTAAAAACATTTTATTTGAAGGGGCGCAGGGAACATCACTTGATGTTGATCATGGAACCTATCCTTTTGTGACGTCATCTAATACAATTGCAGGCTCTGCCTGTACGGGATCAGGCGTAGGTCCTAGCCATATTGATAAAGTTGTGGGCATTATGAAGGCCTATACTACAAGAGTGGGGTCTGGACCGTTTCCAACTGAACTGGATGATGAAGATGGCAGGTACTTACAAGAAAACGGCCATGAATTTGGTGCAACCACTGGAAGACCCAGACGATGTGGCTGGCTTGATGCAGTATGTTTGCAGCATGCTGTGAGAGTTAATGGAATAACAGACTTGGTGGTGACTAAACTGGATGTTTTAAATGGTTTAAAAACCATAAAAATTGCAACTTCTTATAAGGTTGATGGACAAGAGCATACGGAATTTATCGCCGATTGGAGAATTTTAGAAAAATGCGACCCAGTTTATGAAAGTTTTGAAGGTTGGGAGGCACTCCCAGAAAACTGTTCATCTAGAAAAGATTTGCCCAAAAATGCACAAGTTTTTTTAGATCGTATTGAAGCCTTAACTGAAGCAAAAATCAGCATGATATCTACAGGTCCAGCAAGAAAAGAAAGAATTATTGAGGCTACAATTTTTTAGTGCGATAAAAAGTGTGAAAAAAATACAGCTTTCCCTTGCGCATTTGCAAGGTTCTATGTATAAGCTGAATTCTGTTTTGGGCCCGTAGCTCAGGGGTAGAGCAATTGCCTTTTAAGCAATGGGTCGTTGGTTCAAATCCAACCGGGCTCACCATAAACAGAATAAGGATAGCAGCTTGTTGATAAGCTGTTTAGGCGCCCCCATCGTCTAGCCCGGTCCAGGACACCGCCCTTTCACGGCGAAAACAGGGGTTCAAATCCCCTTGGGGGTACCACTTTCTTCTTTTAGAACAAGGTACATTTCAAGTTCATCTTTCCATTCAAATAAAGTGCTATTTGGGGATTTGAACTACGCGCCGTTGGCGCTAGTTCATTTTTTATTTGTGTTTGCTACGCAAACATGGCCTTGATAGTAAAAGTGTTGATGCAAAGCCATTTTATATGGCTTTGCACACGGGAGTGAGCAAATTAAAACGACGCTTTTAATTTGTGAGAGGGGCGTGAGCCCCTCTTTAAAAAAGAGCGAAGCGGGATGGGCTTTGAACCCCAAGGGGTTCAACTGTTTTTATTTTACTTGCTGACGCAAGTATGACCTTGGGGGTACCACTTTCTTTTTAATTCTTGATATATTGTATTTTTTTATGTTGATCATGGGCAATTAGCAATAGAGCATATTCAATAAGATCGCTTTGAGGTATCTTTATCAAAAACTATATTTTTGCATCAGACAGGTACTTTAAACTCACAGTAAAACCTTAAAGCAAATTGAATATTAATAGAGCATACAGGATCAATTTTAAGTGAATATGGATTGTGACCCAATTAATACGATTAGTGATTTTTATTTGATCAGGTTGATATTCAATTAAAAAGTAAGATATTTAAAGCATGTCTGATAAAAGGTTATAAGCAATGAACAATAAGCAAGAATTGGATGCAATGTCGCCACAAAGTGC contains:
- the serA gene encoding phosphoglycerate dehydrogenase is translated as MKILICDSLPEHVVAAVRAMEQLEFIEKDPDHLKQQIIEQANIVIVRSATQLDAQLLKQCRQLRLIVRAGMGTDNIDIKAATQKGIAVMNTPAKNANAAAELSIALMFACARHVAQAHQKTQQGHWDRKSFMGYELMGKTLAIVGFGNVGREVAKKALAFGMNVVAYDPYISKESMDKVGVIKQSLDEALKQADVVSLHLALTEESHYLLNTEKLMMMKPHAILINAARGGLIDEKALCKVMQKGHLYAAGLDVYEQEPLPETSPLLQLSNLVVLPHLGASSYEAQDNVGLAVIEQLKVYLEKDLVVNGVNVPAILPESFLKLGKLLELTEKMASMMAQTIKEPLQSLNVAFSGSLSNEDQMALKASALVGALRPVCQDSINFVNVELEAQKRDIHSSTTVYDASIDYTHWIKIELTTAQNTYCVEGALLGQRLLKVVSWNGYALEIEPKGHMLIIENKDQPGNLAAWTTMIGQEKINIEELCLSSTKKDSDLAISIVRMNQALSKQCLSEILDLAMVHSVETVHVP
- a CDS encoding adenylosuccinate synthase, which gives rise to MANVVVVGAQWGDEGKGKVVDIFAEQADLVVRFQGGNNAGHTLVVEGKKVVLHLIPSGILRENTVCVIGNGVVIDLDVLKQEIDQLNAAGIPISSDNLKISENAHIIMPYHKQLDLAAEKKRGDAKIGTTGRGIGPCYVDKVAREGLRMGDLLSMKWFESKLDAIVNGKNELLTKVYNEPALDSKVMLEKIQEHCQWVTDYITNTSHYIYTAKKAGKNILFEGAQGTSLDVDHGTYPFVTSSNTIAGSACTGSGVGPSHIDKVVGIMKAYTTRVGSGPFPTELDDEDGRYLQENGHEFGATTGRPRRCGWLDAVCLQHAVRVNGITDLVVTKLDVLNGLKTIKIATSYKVDGQEHTEFIADWRILEKCDPVYESFEGWEALPENCSSRKDLPKNAQVFLDRIEALTEAKISMISTGPARKERIIEATIF